A region of the Pseudoprevotella muciniphila genome:
CGAAGAATGGCGTCTGCGCTCAAGCGCTATGATGCGTATGTTGGAGCGCAACCTTGAGACAATTTACCCCAACTCACGCTATGGCCGCCGCTTCCCCATCGGTCTGATGGAAGTTATTGACAACTTTGCTCCCGACACGCTCCGCGCCTACTACCACCGCTGGTACCGCCCGGAATTGCAGGGTATCGTTGTGGTAGGCGACATAGATGTAGCGGAAGTAGAACAGAAAGTAAAGAATCTCTTCAGCGACATCAAGAACCCGGAGAATCCCTCGCCATACCTTGAATACGAAGTGCCCGACAACGAAACGCCCATCTACGTCATCGACAAGGACAAGGAGCAGACCATAGAAATGATTATGGTGTCTTTCAAGCAAGACCCTATGCCCCGGGAGTTACGCAAAACGATGGCAAAGCCCCTTCAGGACTTCATCGTCAATGTCATAACCATGGCGCTCAATAAGCGCTTCGACGAACTCTCACAACAGGAAGACTGCCCGTTCAACGAAGCAGGTTGCGACTACGGCACATACATCATGAGCAAGACGAAGGATGCCTTCAATGTGAACATCATGCCTAAGCCCGGAAAGAGTGCTGAGGCACTCAAGGTGGTGATGCAGGAATTAGAACGTGCACACCGATTCGGACTCACAGGCTCTGAAGTTATTCGCGCGCGCGAGGAAATAATGAGTGCCAAGGAAGCACAATACAACAACCGCGAAAAACAGTACAACAACCACTATGTGCAGAAGTTCGTACGTTCTTACCTCGATGGCACACCAGCCTCGAACATAGAGACAGAATACCAAATCCTGCAAATGGTGGCTCCACAACTGCCGGCAGAGACCTATTCTGAATTGGTTAAGGAAATGGTGGCAAGCACCGATACCAACTTCGTTGTCCTGGCATTCTATCCTGAAAAGGAAGGTGTCGTGATGCCAACACAAGAAGAACTCCGAAATGCTGTCAGCGAAGCCAAGGCAGCACAACTCGAAGCATACGTGGACAACGTGAAGAACGAACCGCTCATCGCTACCCTGCCCGCTCCAGGAAGCATCACGAAAGAAGAACCTTCAAAGTTCGGATACACCAAGTGGACACTCTCGAATGGTGCTAACGTCTATTTCAAGCACACCGACCACAATCTGAGTAGCGTAAGCCTCAGTGCAAGAAGTGAAGGCGGTCTGCGTCGCGTAAAACAGGAAGACCTCCTGAATGCCAAAAACACGGCTACATTCATGAACTCAAGCGGTCTGGGCAACTTCAAGAATCTCGAACTGGAGAAGGCGCTCGCAGGAAAGCAAGTAAGCCTGAGCAGCAATATAGCCGAAAATACGGAAGTCCTCATCGGTTCTTCTACACCGAAAGATCTGCGCACCCTCTTCGAAATGGTTTACCTCACCTTCACACAGCCCGGCTACGATGCCGACAACTACAAGAAGATGCTGGGAAGCATGCGCACACAACTCGAAAACGCAGACAAAGTGCCTGAATCCGCACTCTCCGACTCACTCATCTCCACCCTCTTCAAGAACAACGCCTATGTAAAACCCACCAAGTTGGCTGACCTCGACAACCTCGACTATGATGCCATGCAGCGCATCTTCCGCGAGCGTTTCAACAGTGCAGGCGACTTCGACTTCTATGTAACTGGTAACTTCGATGCCGATTCGCTCCGCCTCTTCACCGAGCAATACATCGCATCGCTCCCCGGTGTGAACCAGCGCGAAGCAAGAGGAAATGAGAAAGTTGATATGGTGAAAGGTACCGTGATGAACCGCTTCACTCGCAAAATGGAAACACCGAAGTCCTATATCTTCCAGATTTGGAATGGAGAAGAACCTTACTCCATGAAAGAGGCTGCCATCGTCGATGCACTCGGACAAATCCTCAGCCAGCGCTATCTGAAGTCCATACGCGAAGAAGGTAGCATGGCATACAGCGTACAGGCTTCAGGTTCGGCTGACTTTGGCATCAAGGACGAGTATTCGCTGAGCATCATCTGCCCCGTGAAGCCCGAGAAGGCTGACAGTGCGCTCATTCTCATCCGTCAGGGCATCGAAGAAATAGCCAAGGACGGCGTAACGAAAGAGGAACTCGACAAGGTGATTACGTACAATGTCAAGTCATATCAGGACAACCAAAAGAACAATGGTTACTGGGCAGGACTCATCTCTTCATACGTCAACTGGAACAAAGACACACAGACAGGCTATATTGAAACCCAACAAGCCCTCACATCGAAAGATATTCAGGATTTCGTGAAGAAAGTACTACTCAAGCAAAACAACTGCGCCACAGTGCTTATGCTACCAGAGGAATAACCCTTCCAACAGCAAGGCTATAAATATTGCAGCCGCCACGCATCGACGTGACGGCTGCAAATGTTTTTAGTCTTAAAGCGTTCTTTGCTTTAGTCGCTTGCGAGAAATGTTTAGTTATTCAGAATATATATGATTAAATGTTTTTATGCAAATGCCAAATTATTATCCTACGATAAAAAAGTTTGACTAATTAAAGATTTATATGTAGTTTTGTAGAGCTTTTATGGCAAAAGCCATTTTAGCGCGACATATTGGTTAATGTAGCGTTCAGCTATCAATCTTGGTTTCGAGAATGTAGGAGTTTGAGAAACATGTCATAAAGATGGATAGAGTGAATGCTCACGTGTTAAGCGTGAGCTTTACTTATCTAATGACATGGGCATCTCCTACAGCCTTCGAACCAGATTAAGTAAGTTCACGCTTTTTCTTATGTATGTAGGAGAAATCTTAAAAACATTATTGTTATGGCAATTATAGACGTTGTTAAGTACGAACAACAAGAAGGTGTTATCGTACAAAAATTTCCTTCTTGTGACCTAAGGTGGGGTTCACAACTTGTAGTTTATCCTGGACAGGTTGCATTTTTTGTTAAAGGTGGTACTGTTTGTGATAAATTTACTGATGGCACTTATACTCTTCATTCCAAGAATATACCTCTGCTAAACAAGATAATTAATTTGCCATTTGGCGGTGATTCTCCATTCCAAGCAGATGTTTGGTTCGTTAATCTATTACAACGACTTAGCCTCAAGTGGGGTACAGAAACTCCAATACAACTTGAAGATCCCAAATACAATATTATTGTGCCAGTACGCGCGCATGGTCAATATGGTTTCAAAATTAGTGATGCTGAAAAGTTTGTATATACACTTGTTGGCAATATGCCACAATTCAGTGAGTCTCAACTTCAAGCTTATTTCCGTGGATTACTTTTGACTAAATTGACAAGTATCGTAGCTCAAAAGATTGTAGAAGATAAAATATCCGTTCTTGATATTCCTACACGTTTGAATGACATTTCAGTTTATTGTCAAAATGAGCTGCAACCATTCTTTGCAGATTATGGTGTTGAAATATTGTTATTTAATATTATTTCTATTAACATTCCTGAAGATGATGAAAGTCTCAGGGAAATTAAGAAAGCTAAAAATTTGTCAGCGAGATTGCATATTGCTGGGCGCGAGAACTACAAGATGGAACGTTCATTTGATGTAATGGATAAAGCGGCAGAAAATGAAAGCGGCACTGGGGCAGCTTTTATAAATGCAGGTCTTGGCTTGGGTGCTTCTGTAAATATGGGCAAACAAATGGCAGAGAGTTTAGCTCCTAATAATGGTGAAGCACCTCCCCCTATACCCATTAATGTTTCATATTATCTTGCAATCAATGGCCAACAACAAGGACCATATACTGCTCAACAAATAAACGAAGCTATTGCACAAGATAGTTCCGTTTTGGAATTGAATGCATGGAAGAAAGGCATGACAGGATGGCAACCTCTTAAAACATTTAGTGAGTTTTCTGCACTTGAAAACGGAGAATTGCCTCCACCAATTATATAACTAACTATAATATAACATACAATTATGAAAGCATTACAATGTGAAATGTGTGGT
Encoded here:
- a CDS encoding M16 family metallopeptidase, producing MKKLFILLLMLPFMAVQAQQLPEVPNDPEVRIGKLENGLTYYIRHNNLPENQACFYIAQRVGSVQEEESQRGLAHFLEHMAFNGTTSFPGNNMINYLESIGINFGGELNAYTGADETVYNIDAVPVTPGHIDSCLLILHDWSNSLLLEDAEIDKERGVIHEEWRLRSSAMMRMLERNLETIYPNSRYGRRFPIGLMEVIDNFAPDTLRAYYHRWYRPELQGIVVVGDIDVAEVEQKVKNLFSDIKNPENPSPYLEYEVPDNETPIYVIDKDKEQTIEMIMVSFKQDPMPRELRKTMAKPLQDFIVNVITMALNKRFDELSQQEDCPFNEAGCDYGTYIMSKTKDAFNVNIMPKPGKSAEALKVVMQELERAHRFGLTGSEVIRAREEIMSAKEAQYNNREKQYNNHYVQKFVRSYLDGTPASNIETEYQILQMVAPQLPAETYSELVKEMVASTDTNFVVLAFYPEKEGVVMPTQEELRNAVSEAKAAQLEAYVDNVKNEPLIATLPAPGSITKEEPSKFGYTKWTLSNGANVYFKHTDHNLSSVSLSARSEGGLRRVKQEDLLNAKNTATFMNSSGLGNFKNLELEKALAGKQVSLSSNIAENTEVLIGSSTPKDLRTLFEMVYLTFTQPGYDADNYKKMLGSMRTQLENADKVPESALSDSLISTLFKNNAYVKPTKLADLDNLDYDAMQRIFRERFNSAGDFDFYVTGNFDADSLRLFTEQYIASLPGVNQREARGNEKVDMVKGTVMNRFTRKMETPKSYIFQIWNGEEPYSMKEAAIVDALGQILSQRYLKSIREEGSMAYSVQASGSADFGIKDEYSLSIICPVKPEKADSALILIRQGIEEIAKDGVTKEELDKVITYNVKSYQDNQKNNGYWAGLISSYVNWNKDTQTGYIETQQALTSKDIQDFVKKVLLKQNNCATVLMLPEE
- a CDS encoding SPFH domain-containing protein, which codes for MAIIDVVKYEQQEGVIVQKFPSCDLRWGSQLVVYPGQVAFFVKGGTVCDKFTDGTYTLHSKNIPLLNKIINLPFGGDSPFQADVWFVNLLQRLSLKWGTETPIQLEDPKYNIIVPVRAHGQYGFKISDAEKFVYTLVGNMPQFSESQLQAYFRGLLLTKLTSIVAQKIVEDKISVLDIPTRLNDISVYCQNELQPFFADYGVEILLFNIISINIPEDDESLREIKKAKNLSARLHIAGRENYKMERSFDVMDKAAENESGTGAAFINAGLGLGASVNMGKQMAESLAPNNGEAPPPIPINVSYYLAINGQQQGPYTAQQINEAIAQDSSVLELNAWKKGMTGWQPLKTFSEFSALENGELPPPII